A stretch of the Conger conger chromosome 3, fConCon1.1, whole genome shotgun sequence genome encodes the following:
- the eaf2 gene encoding ELL-associated factor 2, whose product MNGAAYSNFDNQEHVLKLGETFEKQPKSAFHTVRYDFKPASIDTACEGELEVGKGEQVTITLPNLEGSTAPVTVFKGSKRPYMKECILIVNHDTGEYRLEKLNSNIAVKKTRAEGSSKVQSRLEQQTSRLSQQMKGGNGGGAKAASGSRSSPPKDRTSPASPMDDIERELMAEAREMDQMSSGDSSSGSRSSSSSSDSSSSESEDEAKPRPPPSFPGPAHSMPVVTASHSRGEEAAGHFMSTLKNDLQLSESGSESDDD is encoded by the exons ATGAATGGAGCAGCTTACTCAAACTTTGACAACCAAGAACACGTTCTCAAATTAGGCGAAACGTTTGAGAAGCAGCCCAAAAGCGCATTCCACACAGTACGGt ATGACTTCAAACCCGCTTCGATTGACACTGCGTGCGAGGGGGAGCTTGAGGTGGGCAAGGGAGAACAGGTGACCATTACTCTGCCCAATCTCGAG GGATCAACTGCCCCGGTAACCGTTTTCAAAGGTTCCAAGAGGCCCTATATGAAAGAATGCATCCTAATCGTAAACCACGACACGGGGGAATACCGCCTGGAGAAACTGAACAGCAACATCGCGGTGAAGAAGACCAG GGCGGAGGGCAGCAGTAAGGTGCAGTCCCGTCTGGAGCAGCAGACCAGCCGGCTCAGCCAGCAGATGAAGGGTGGGAACGGGGGCGGGGCCAAGGCCGCCTCCGGCTCCAGGAGCTCCCCCCCCAAAGACAGGACGTCCCCCGCCTCCCCCATGGACGACATCGAAAGAG AGCTGATGGCGGAGGCGCGGGAGATGGATCAGATGAGCAGCGGCGACAGCTCCTCTGGATCCCGCAGCTCCTCCTCGTCCAGCGACAGCTCCAGCAGCGAATCGGAGGACGAGGctaagccccgccccccgccctcctTCCCCGGCCCCGCCCACAGCATGCCCGTGGTCACCGCCTCCCACAGCCGCGGCGAGGAGGCGGCCGGGCACTTCATGAGCACGCTCA AAAATGACCTCCAGCTGAGTGAGTCTGGAAGCGAAAGTGATGATGACTGA
- the cfap91 gene encoding cilia- and flagella-associated protein 91, with the protein MSMGVTRTINRQNEGTFRGYKQQRAHDYLYDPNCTFGSETDHTRARFQALASVERVKKVPEFKTMFSDLPHHPRYALRLDAADPVPAFIDRRWRGPAEAMQHTGFSPAVRGDAGGCDVSGSERWKYFTRPLIPFTQMVPPEVVFGAPRSPRFSLDTPQEHVMFASHRTVHTQTDYRDSEAQTDPYTPKHAVRPGSSPELLTLLTLTWNHGLPAGQPEVEMIERMRLKRAWEATLPPLNDLAQLSRRRRMMDEMERKEWAFREGEIQKLQEKRLALLTQVITQREERQQQLLVKHLDSHFARRQHQKEAKIKRIRQDYILSIRRLMEKRRNVEGKLRRSGVVERYCSRGRRVHYPGSAMGRLPHGDSDRDSVTSWLQNTYEGLLLLESTLPPSVTEPCIRAPKPRSGKGFVKRADRREMELIRTHEELKERKTKVEEKKPLRFLYKIEKPAPRPPTPAITPPPAGLEERDLAVICLQKLLRGAASKETMSEEKERRMDLIQELRSTHALQQEEQELQQAEKQNILALQRQRELHRHKALAAGALQAGVAGGVMADMLDFLSKELQRLQEERRIHAFTLLAERHRRMREAEESGRRQAEERRRREEDEIFRQVVLVHQATVDLYLEDVILSSIEKTADEQAREEIHKMAEEINDIAYAMEESLTNVRSEEIVAELVYSFLIPEVQKTTVRNRESREQHDGA; encoded by the exons ATGAGTATGGGAGTCACTCGCACAATTAATCGGCAAAATGAGGGTACTTTTAGAGGGTATAAACAGCAACGGGCACACGACTATCTGTACG ACCCAAATTGCACCTTCGGCAGTGAAACTGATCACACGCGGGCACGTTTCCAAGCATTGGCGTCTGTAGAAAGGGTG AAAAAGGTTCCCGAATTTAAGACGATGTTCAGCGACCTCCCTCACCACCCGCGCTACGCTCTGCGCCTGGACGCGGCTGATCCTGTACCCGCCTTCATCGACCGGCGCTGGAGAGGTCCCGCGGAGGCGATGCAGCACACGGG ATTCAGCCCAGCAGTCCGTGGCGATGCGGGTGGCTGTGATGTCTCAGGTAGCGAGCGCTGGAAGTATTTCACGCG GCCGCTGATCCCGTTCACCCAGATGGTGCCTCCAGAGGTCGTGTTCGGTGCGCCCAG GAGCCCGCGGTTCAGCCTGGACACGCCGCAGGAGCACGTGATGTTCGCGTCGCACCGCACCgtgcacacgcagacagactACCGCGACAGCGAGGCGCAGACCGACCCCTACACCCCCAAACACGCCGTCCGGCCCGGGTCCAGCCCGGAGTTGCTTACCCTGCTCACGCTTACCTGGA atcACGGGCTCCCCGCGGGACAGCCGGAGGTGGAGATGATTGAGCGCATGAGGCTGAAGAGGGCCTGGGAGgccaccctgccccccctcaaTGACCTAGCCCAgctgagcaggaggaggaggatgatggACGAAATGGAGAGGAAGGAGTGGGccttcagagagggagagatacagaa GCTGCAGGAGAAGCGACTGGCCCTGCTGACTCAGGTGATCACCCAGAGGGAGGAGCGACAGCAGCAGCTGCTCGTCAAACACCTGGACTCGCACTTCGCCCGGCGACAACACCAAAAAGAAGCCAAGATCAAGAGGATCCGCCAAGACTACATCCTGT CGATCAGGCGGctgatggagaagaggaggaacgTGGAGGGAAAGCTTCGGAGGAGCGGGGTGGTGGAGCGGTACTGCAGCCGCGGCCGGCGGGTCCACTACCCCGGCTCCGCGATGGGCCGCCTCCCCCACGGCGACTCCGACCGCGACAGCGTCACCAGCTGGCTCCAGAACACCTACGAAG gtctgctgctgctggagtcCACCCTGCCACCGTCCGTCACAGAGCCCTGTATCCGGGCTCCCAAACCCCGCAGCGGGAAAGGGTTCGTGAAGCGGGCGGATCGCAGGGAGATGGAGCTGATCAGGACACACGAG GAGCTGAAGGAGAGGAAGACGAAGGTGGAGGAGAAGAAGCCGCTTCGCTTTCTGTATAAGATCGAGAAGCCCGCACCTCGACCTCCGACCCCCGCCATCACACCCCCTCCCGCA GGGTTGGAGGAGAGGGACCTGGCTGTGATCTGCCTGCAGAAACTCTTGAGAGGAGCGGCCAGCAAGGAGACG ATGTccgaggagaaggagaggcgcATGGACCTGATCCAGGAGCTGCGCAGTACTCACGCTCtccagcaggaggagcaggagctgcagcaggCTGAGAAACAGAACATACTGgccctgcagagacagagagagctacACAGACACAAG GCGCTGGCGGCGGGGGCCCTGCAGGCGGGCGTGGCCGGGGGCGTCATGGCCGACATGCTGGACTTCCTGTCCAAGGAGCTCCAGCGGCTGCAGGAGGAGCGGCGGATCCACGCCTTCACGCTATTGGCCGAGAGGCACCGGCGCATGCGCGAGGCCGAGGAGAGCGGCAGGAGACAGGCGGAGGAGAGACGCCGGCGGGAGGAAGACGAGATCTTCAGACAG GTGGTCCTGGTGCACCAGGCCACAGTAGACCTGTACCTGGAGGACGTCATTCTGTCCTCCATCGAGAAGACCGCAGATGAACAGGCCAGAGAGGAGATACACAAGATGGCTGAAGAGATCAATGACATCGCCTACGCCATGGAGGAGAG TCTGacgaacgtgaggtctgaggaGATTGTGGcagagctggtgtacagcttCCTGATCCCTGAGGTGCAGAAGACCACCGTCAGGAACAGGG agagcagagagcaacACGATGGCGCATAG